Genomic window (Arcobacter aquimarinus):
AATAAAGATTTCCATTTCCACTTTTTGAAGCATCTAAACCTAATCTTTTATTCATAAGTTCTAAATAGACTTTTTCATGTTGTGGCAAAAAAGTTTTCATATACTCTTTTAGTCTATTTTCATCACAAATTCCAGCTAGAGCATTTGCTAAAACAAGTAAATTCCATCTTGCTATGTATGGTTGATTGTTGTATGAGTATCTTCCCTCTTCATCTGTATGATTACAAATAGAATTTTTTTCAAAATAATCCATAAAAGCAAATGGACCATAATCAATACTAAGACCTGCAACTGAAAAATTATCTGTATTCATAACTCCATGTTGAAAACCATAAACCTGCCATAAAGTCAAAAGTTCAGCACTTTTATCTACCAAAGAATAAAACATTTTTTCATATTTGTTTTTTTCATCTTTTAGATGAGGATATGATTGATTTATCACATAATTAGCTAATAAACTAAGATTCTCTTTTGCATTTTTTGTTCTTGCAAAAAACTCAAAAGTTCCTATTCTTATCCAAGAAGGTGACATTCTAAGAACAATAGCACATGATTCTTCTTCCCAATCTCTATGGGCAAAAGTTTGAGAATCAATAATTGCTAAAGCTCTTGTTGTTGGAATATTTAAAGCGTGCATGTGTTCACTTATCAAATACTCTCTAATTGATGAACGCAAAACTGCTCTTCCATCTCCTCTTCTTGAATAACGTGTAAGTCCTGAACCTTTTGTTTGTAAATGCCAAGCATTTACGCTACCAAGATTTATAGCTCTTCCATCTCCTAGTTGTGGTACAAAATAACCAAACTGATGACCGGCATAAACCATACTATATGGAATACTTCCATTTAATACTTTTGTTCCATTCATAAACTCTAAAAACTCTTCTGTTTCACACTCTTTATAGTCTAAGCCTATCAAGTCACAAGCTTTTTTATTAAAAGATACAAGTTTTGGATTTTTTAGTGGTGTTGGTTTTACTTTTTGGTATAAGTTTTCATCAAACTCAAAGTAATCAACTTCTAGTTTTAGCTCATTTAATTTCATAGTTTTTCTCTTTTTTTAATCTCTATTTATTATATATAACAACTTTATTTCTTCCTGAGTTTTTCGCTTCATATAAAGCAATATCTGCAAATCTGTAAATTTCATCGCAACTATAATTCATTTCTAATTTATAATTAAATACACCCAAAGAAACTGTTACAAAACCTATATTCTCATTTCTTAAATGCTCTATTCTTTTGTTTAAGACTTCTTTTCTTATTTTTTCTGTGTATCTTATAATTTTTGATAAACTTAAAGTTGGTGTGATTGATGTAATTATTGCAAATTCTTCACCACCTAATCTAAAAGCAAAATCATTTGTTCTTCTCGAATTTATTTTTAATATTTCTGCTATTTGTTTTAAAACTTGATCACCTTTTAAATGTCCATATAAATCATTATATTTTTTGAAATTATCCACATCTATCATTATAAAAACTAAGTTTTTTTTATCTCTTCTTACTCTATTTCTTTCATTTTCCAAAGTCTGTTTAAAAAATCTTTTATTATATAAACCTGTTAAATCATTTGTTATACTTAAAAGTTCAACATATTTCTTTTCTGTAATATCTTGTCTTTTAGCAGCATAGCCAATAATTTCTTGATTTTCATTTCTTTTAGGAAATATTATTGTTTTATACCAAATATCATTTCCTAATTTATCCAAACATTTCAATTCGCCTACCCAACTGTTACCATTGAGAAGATTTTTCCAAATCTCTTTATATTTTGTATTATCTTCCATTGGATGTTTAAAAATAGAATGCTTTTTTCCTATTAATTCCTCTTTTTTAAATCCAACTAAATGACAAAACGAATCACTTATATCTACTATTTTACCTTCTAAATCTGTTTCTGAATAAAATGAGAATTCTTTAAAAGGTTTTATAAATAATTTTAATTCCCTTATTTTTTCTTTATAATGAAAACTTCTTTTATTTTCATCTAATTTTTCTATCAACATTTTTAACTTATCAAAATCAAAAGGTTTTTCTAATACACTTAAAATATTTAATTCAGAGAATTCTTTCAAAGATACTTTTAAGTCTAAATTATTTGAAGTTATTATAATAGGAATATCTTTTTTTAAATTTCTTATCTCTTTTAAATAAGATAAAATATCCAATTCTAAATGATTTAATTCCGTTATAATCAACTCTACTTCATTTGATTCTTTTAAACATAATAAAGCATCTATTACACTCTCTATCAAAATAATTTCATGAGTAGTTTTTGAACAATGTTTATCTATACAAGCAATTAATTTTTTATCATTCTCAACATATAAGATTTTCAAGATTAACCTTTTTAGACTTTAGTTTTTGATTTAACATTACTTTTACCTTCAAACTCCTTTGCATCTGCATTATTTACAACAAGCTTTGCTATTTCATCTGTTAATATTGCTACATCATGAGTTTGAGAAGCTATTTGTGCATTTTGTTGAGTCTGTTGGTCTAGGCTAGTTAAAGCATCATTAATTTGCTCAATTCCAGAAAGTTGTTCTTTACTAGATACTTCTATATCACTAATTAGATTAATTGTATAAGAAATATTTTCATTTAACTCTTTATAACCTTTTATCATATCATTAGATATATTTTTCCCTTGATTAGCTTTTGAAGTTGCATTTTCTACTATTGTTTTTATCTCCTTAGCTGCTTCAGCACTTCTTGATGCTAAATTTCGTACTTCTTGTGCAACAACTGCAAATCCACGTCCAGCTTCTCCAGCAGTTGCTGCTTCTACTGCTGCATTTAAAGATAAAATATTTGTTTGAAATGCTATTTGATCTATCACACTTATTGCTTCATTTATCGCATTTACTTGAGTATTTATTTCATCCATTGCAACTGTTGTTTGATTTGCTAGTTTTTCTCCATGATTAGAAGATGTAGTTACATTTTTTGAATAATTAGCCATTTTTGCAATATTTTGTGTATTATTTCTTATATTTGCAGTAATTTGTTCAAGTGAGGCTGCTGTTTGTTCTAAACTTGCTGCTGCCGCAGTAGAATTAGTGTTTAACCTATCTACATTTTCGAGTAAAATATTTGAACTTTCATCTAATGTTAATCCATTTGCCTTATTTTCTATTAACATTGCTGTAATATTTTCTTGAAGTTTATTTATTCCTTTAAATAACGTATTAAAATCACCATATACATTTTTAGTATCAAGTTTACTTAAATATTTATAATTACTAAATTCTGATAATACCTTCAAAACAACATCAATATTTTTTTTCATTTCTTTATTTAATTCATTTATTGTGGTTGCTATATAATTTAATTTTACATTTGAAGT
Coding sequences:
- a CDS encoding protein adenylyltransferase SelO, whose amino-acid sequence is MKLNELKLEVDYFEFDENLYQKVKPTPLKNPKLVSFNKKACDLIGLDYKECETEEFLEFMNGTKVLNGSIPYSMVYAGHQFGYFVPQLGDGRAINLGSVNAWHLQTKGSGLTRYSRRGDGRAVLRSSIREYLISEHMHALNIPTTRALAIIDSQTFAHRDWEEESCAIVLRMSPSWIRIGTFEFFARTKNAKENLSLLANYVINQSYPHLKDEKNKYEKMFYSLVDKSAELLTLWQVYGFQHGVMNTDNFSVAGLSIDYGPFAFMDYFEKNSICNHTDEEGRYSYNNQPYIARWNLLVLANALAGICDENRLKEYMKTFLPQHEKVYLELMNKRLGLDASKSGNGNLYLILELLGSLESSKMDYNVFFYRLTNLKSFDDLSSILDIAVFQEPLKKWFESYEKVCNEQNTTFESRYEIMKKVNPKYILKNYIIQEAIEKAHEGDYTLVNDLLKIAQNPFDEHKNFERYAQPTPMKYSNIKLSCSS
- a CDS encoding diguanylate cyclase codes for the protein MKILYVENDKKLIACIDKHCSKTTHEIILIESVIDALLCLKESNEVELIITELNHLELDILSYLKEIRNLKKDIPIIITSNNLDLKVSLKEFSELNILSVLEKPFDFDKLKMLIEKLDENKRSFHYKEKIRELKLFIKPFKEFSFYSETDLEGKIVDISDSFCHLVGFKKEELIGKKHSIFKHPMEDNTKYKEIWKNLLNGNSWVGELKCLDKLGNDIWYKTIIFPKRNENQEIIGYAAKRQDITEKKYVELLSITNDLTGLYNKRFFKQTLENERNRVRRDKKNLVFIMIDVDNFKKYNDLYGHLKGDQVLKQIAEILKINSRRTNDFAFRLGGEEFAIITSITPTLSLSKIIRYTEKIRKEVLNKRIEHLRNENIGFVTVSLGVFNYKLEMNYSCDEIYRFADIALYEAKNSGRNKVVIYNK